One part of the Deltaproteobacteria bacterium genome encodes these proteins:
- a CDS encoding GntR family transcriptional regulator, which yields MEIEKLHHKSLSEEVFELLREKIIRWKFRPGQRLKDRELAEGLGVSRSLVRHAFTLLEKDGLVKVSRTGVYVSRFTKREIQEIYEVRRLLESFALESAYDNITDEELDEIEGKINETKRDLEMGQLEASYALDVAIHQLIVNKCNNSQIKKMYSNYRSILGIIILSDYNKPDNVVESFEEHCRIFEAIKQRDLNKAREALLSHLSGSMNRVIEMFGNMASSNTSGP from the coding sequence GTGGAGATCGAGAAGCTGCATCACAAGAGTCTCAGCGAAGAGGTCTTCGAACTTCTCAGGGAGAAGATCATCCGGTGGAAGTTCAGGCCCGGTCAGAGGCTGAAAGACCGGGAGCTGGCCGAAGGTTTGGGGGTAAGCCGGAGTCTGGTGAGGCATGCCTTCACCCTTCTTGAAAAGGACGGTCTTGTCAAGGTTTCGCGGACAGGGGTTTATGTCTCCCGGTTTACAAAGAGGGAGATTCAAGAGATATACGAGGTGAGGAGACTACTGGAGTCCTTCGCCCTCGAGTCGGCCTACGATAACATCACAGATGAGGAGCTGGACGAGATCGAGGGGAAGATAAATGAGACCAAACGAGACCTGGAGATGGGACAACTCGAGGCGAGCTACGCCCTCGACGTGGCCATCCACCAACTCATAGTCAACAAATGCAACAATTCCCAGATCAAGAAGATGTACTCGAACTACCGCAGCATCCTTGGGATAATCATCCTTTCGGATTACAACAAGCCCGATAACGTGGTGGAATCCTTTGAGGAGCACTGCCGGATCTTCGAAGCCATCAAGCAGAGAGATTTGAACAAGGCAAGGGAGGCGTTGCTCTCCCATCTTTCCGGTTCGATGAACCGTGTGATCGAGATGTTTGGAAACATGGCATCTTCGAACACCTCCGGTCCGTGA
- a CDS encoding sugar ABC transporter substrate-binding protein yields the protein MKKQGLLIFAVAAVFVLGFVSTGFSAGITLRVANQASQWADAFKKFVPQFTEETGIKIEFEDISFGVMYEKLKTTFIGGASKYDMIWYDTMWTPEFAKRKWIRDLSAYLEDPSLTPSGFGYPHDFFGTFYSGAYPADNRWDLPEGIFGIPWIAGFRPLYYRTDLVKQAGFVDPLGEAKPPDTMDELLAYARKINDPANKVYGYVMPAKRPRIVYDWSGFLWTYGGDFFDKDYRPIFNNPAGVKALETYIELGKVAPPGVAAYHITEAWTSFMQGQAALAWTWQDLASVARKQSQIIGKFKCAPPPVYGGRRIPLVGGITVSIPTRAPHPEEAFKFVTYALMPERAKKATLMGATVQRRSTWDDPEVEKMYPSAVGDLEDLCQDSGRTVPLIPEWATVDQIIGEQMSAAFSGQKSAKEALDAAAEKVYKFMKEAGYYD from the coding sequence ATGAAGAAACAGGGACTGTTGATTTTTGCCGTGGCTGCCGTCTTCGTGCTGGGTTTTGTGTCGACGGGTTTCTCAGCCGGGATTACGCTGAGGGTGGCCAACCAGGCGAGCCAGTGGGCTGATGCATTCAAGAAGTTCGTGCCTCAGTTCACGGAAGAGACGGGCATAAAGATCGAATTCGAGGATATTTCTTTTGGGGTCATGTATGAGAAACTGAAGACCACCTTCATCGGCGGTGCCTCCAAGTACGACATGATTTGGTATGACACGATGTGGACACCGGAGTTCGCCAAGAGGAAATGGATCAGAGATCTGAGCGCCTATTTGGAGGATCCATCATTGACCCCGAGTGGTTTTGGATACCCCCATGATTTCTTCGGGACCTTCTATTCCGGCGCGTATCCGGCTGACAACCGATGGGACCTGCCGGAGGGGATATTCGGCATCCCGTGGATAGCGGGATTCAGGCCCCTGTACTACAGAACAGACTTGGTCAAGCAAGCGGGGTTTGTCGATCCTTTGGGTGAGGCGAAGCCGCCCGACACGATGGACGAGCTCCTCGCCTATGCACGCAAGATCAATGATCCGGCGAACAAGGTCTACGGCTACGTCATGCCTGCCAAGCGGCCCAGGATCGTCTATGACTGGTCCGGCTTCTTGTGGACCTATGGTGGTGACTTTTTTGACAAAGACTACAGACCTATCTTCAACAATCCGGCAGGTGTGAAAGCGCTCGAGACCTATATCGAACTCGGCAAAGTCGCCCCCCCGGGAGTAGCGGCCTATCACATCACGGAGGCCTGGACGTCCTTTATGCAGGGCCAGGCCGCTCTTGCATGGACCTGGCAGGATCTGGCCTCGGTGGCACGAAAGCAGTCTCAGATCATAGGGAAGTTCAAGTGTGCACCGCCTCCGGTTTACGGGGGTAGAAGGATCCCTCTGGTGGGTGGTATCACCGTCTCGATCCCGACAAGGGCACCCCATCCCGAGGAAGCCTTCAAGTTCGTCACCTACGCGTTGATGCCGGAGAGGGCCAAGAAGGCAACACTCATGGGGGCTACGGTTCAGAGGCGGAGTACCTGGGACGATCCGGAAGTGGAGAAGATGTATCCCTCCGCAGTGGGTGATCTGGAAGATTTGTGCCAGGACAGCGGGAGAACGGTCCCTCTCATTCCTGAATGGGCAACCGTGGATCAGATCATCGGGGAACAGATGTCGGCTGCCTTCTCGGGGCAGAAATCGGCCAAGGAGGCTCTGGATGCGGCGGCCGAGAAGGTCTACAAATTCATGAAGGAGGCAGGTTACTACGACTGA
- a CDS encoding amidohydrolase produces MEIIDAHAHIWTCISGERSGHVRCRSDRYGKARVWSIRRSGEVPGFRSDKWTRGREVIERWIPPSFVNSSVEPEVLIEYMDWIGVSKAILMQAPTYGNQNEYYREVLDRHGDRFCGGMALVDARKDVSEMCEDLEYAIVGLGLKGVKFETPDSEIWVDEPRYDPFWKKLVDLDGVLGIDLGWEIGNPYTFQIDRLENLMGRFETMRVVVMHLGVSNLLDMSQRYPFPDLQRTLKLGRYKNLWFELASIVHMGGDQEYPFPRVQEIVRVAFEAVGPAKLIWGSDFPTALDVCTYKQTLNLVARQCDFLSEEDKAWILERSARSAYKIDDD; encoded by the coding sequence ATGGAGATAATAGACGCCCATGCACACATCTGGACATGCATCAGCGGCGAAAGGTCCGGCCACGTCCGCTGCCGGAGCGATCGATATGGAAAAGCCAGGGTCTGGTCGATCCGGCGGTCCGGAGAAGTCCCCGGCTTCCGGTCTGATAAGTGGACCAGAGGCAGGGAGGTGATCGAGCGGTGGATCCCGCCTTCTTTTGTGAACAGCTCCGTGGAACCGGAGGTCTTGATCGAGTACATGGACTGGATCGGCGTTTCAAAGGCCATTCTCATGCAGGCCCCCACCTACGGAAACCAGAACGAGTACTACAGGGAAGTGCTCGACCGCCATGGAGACCGTTTCTGCGGCGGAATGGCACTCGTTGATGCCCGGAAGGACGTCTCGGAGATGTGTGAAGACCTGGAGTATGCGATCGTCGGCCTCGGGCTCAAGGGTGTCAAGTTCGAAACTCCGGATTCGGAAATCTGGGTGGATGAACCCAGATACGACCCTTTCTGGAAGAAGCTGGTTGATCTCGACGGGGTTCTGGGTATTGATCTCGGATGGGAAATCGGTAACCCATACACTTTTCAGATCGATCGTCTGGAAAACCTGATGGGGCGGTTCGAAACCATGCGTGTGGTTGTGATGCATCTGGGGGTCAGCAATCTCCTGGATATGAGCCAGCGCTACCCCTTCCCGGATCTTCAGAGGACGCTGAAGCTGGGCAGGTACAAGAACCTCTGGTTCGAGCTCGCCTCGATCGTCCACATGGGCGGAGACCAGGAGTATCCTTTCCCAAGAGTCCAGGAGATCGTCCGGGTCGCCTTTGAGGCCGTGGGGCCGGCGAAGCTTATATGGGGCAGCGACTTTCCCACGGCTCTCGACGTCTGCACGTACAAGCAGACCCTGAATCTCGTTGCCCGGCAGTGTGATTTCCTTTCAGAGGAGGACAAGGCGTGGATTCTGGAGAGAAGTGCCCGCAGTGCCTACAAGATCGACGATGACTGA
- a CDS encoding aspartate aminotransferase family protein — protein MGKTFSMTPEAVESLETRYRRIVTPIPVPESLGILEELRRFEPRSMTGQPLIIWDRAEGVNVYDPYGNKWLDWSSGVLVTNAGHGRQEIREAMAHQLERPLLHNYCFPSEIRAKLARRLSELAPPGLDKVFLLTTGSEAIECAIKLARTYGLGRGGKKKNVIVSFEKAFHGRTLGSQMVGGIPEGKKWIVNLDPDMCQVPFPGDFRVEDPSFSLFEKTLRQRGIDGDRVAAVISETFQGGGASFFPEGYVKELKAWCETHGALLILDEIQAGFGRTGRMFGFEHYGVVPDLAVFGKGITSCMPLSAVIGPQEIMDLYEPGTMTSTHSGNPVCCAAALANLDLIVGEGLVENAASVGETLGRALGDLKGEFPAVVGAVHGRGMVYGLHMVEKGSKEPDGELAFRIVEKAVQRGLMLFAPVGFGGATIKICPPLTMTEEAVRDGLEALREAFEAEAGA, from the coding sequence ATGGGCAAGACATTCAGCATGACGCCCGAGGCTGTGGAGAGTCTCGAGACCAGGTACAGGAGGATCGTGACGCCCATTCCCGTTCCTGAATCCCTGGGAATCCTGGAAGAGCTCCGCCGGTTCGAACCCCGGTCTATGACAGGCCAACCATTGATCATATGGGATCGGGCCGAAGGTGTAAACGTCTATGATCCGTACGGGAACAAGTGGCTCGACTGGAGTTCGGGCGTGCTCGTGACAAACGCCGGGCATGGGAGGCAGGAGATTCGGGAAGCCATGGCCCATCAGCTTGAAAGACCTCTTCTCCACAACTACTGCTTTCCCAGTGAAATCCGGGCAAAGCTCGCCAGGAGACTGTCAGAGCTGGCCCCGCCGGGCCTTGACAAGGTTTTTCTGCTCACCACGGGATCCGAAGCCATAGAGTGTGCCATCAAGCTCGCTCGCACCTATGGGCTGGGCAGAGGTGGGAAGAAGAAGAACGTGATCGTTTCATTCGAGAAGGCCTTCCATGGCAGAACCCTCGGATCCCAGATGGTGGGGGGCATTCCCGAGGGCAAGAAATGGATCGTCAACCTGGATCCCGACATGTGCCAGGTGCCGTTTCCAGGGGATTTCCGCGTTGAGGATCCCTCCTTCTCTCTCTTTGAGAAGACCTTGAGACAGCGAGGGATCGACGGGGACCGTGTGGCGGCCGTAATAAGCGAGACCTTTCAGGGCGGAGGGGCGAGCTTCTTCCCCGAAGGGTACGTGAAGGAGTTGAAAGCCTGGTGTGAGACCCACGGAGCCCTCCTGATCCTGGACGAGATTCAAGCGGGATTCGGCAGGACCGGCAGGATGTTCGGGTTTGAGCACTATGGGGTCGTTCCTGACCTGGCGGTCTTCGGGAAGGGGATTACGAGCTGTATGCCCTTGTCCGCGGTGATCGGGCCTCAGGAGATCATGGACCTGTACGAGCCCGGCACCATGACCAGCACGCACTCGGGCAACCCCGTCTGCTGTGCCGCGGCTCTGGCGAATCTCGATCTTATCGTGGGCGAAGGGCTGGTCGAGAATGCCGCGTCGGTGGGAGAGACCCTGGGAAGGGCCCTGGGGGACCTGAAAGGAGAATTCCCCGCCGTCGTGGGAGCGGTTCATGGGCGGGGGATGGTCTACGGCCTCCACATGGTCGAGAAGGGTTCCAAGGAGCCTGACGGCGAGCTGGCCTTTCGCATAGTCGAGAAGGCGGTTCAGAGGGGGTTGATGCTCTTTGCCCCGGTCGGGTTCGGCGGTGCTACCATCAAGATCTGTCCGCCCTTGACCATGACCGAGGAAGCGGTAAGGGACGGGTTGGAGGCTTTGCGGGAGGCATTCGAGGCTGAGGCGGGAGCCTGA
- a CDS encoding acetamidase/formamidase family protein, with protein sequence MKRIPRERANHFLFDPRIPPQLVVEPGERFVIETEDNLSGFVTSGGSVPDMENLRPRTLREPPEFNPLGGPVFVEGATRGDLLAVHVEEVVPGEVGSTSIIPGVGPFSDSKRWPELDEAYAHMIRHIPGPSGTTRDGKAVFADGVVWDLRPFIGTIGVAPDREVPTSLYGQGRWGGNWDCRDIKEGSTLYLNCFHDGGLLFVGDVHGTQGDAEFSGVANETKAEVVLSCEIIRKKQISYPRIETPDSIIALFATRPLEDGVKTAITYLMEWMIEEYELSPREAYLRIATDPDFRVNIYQMVRVGWINYTVGAQYPKSHL encoded by the coding sequence ATGAAACGAATACCGAGAGAAAGGGCCAATCACTTCCTCTTTGATCCCCGGATCCCCCCGCAACTGGTCGTCGAGCCCGGAGAGAGATTCGTCATAGAGACAGAGGACAACCTTTCCGGATTTGTTACCTCGGGCGGCAGCGTGCCCGACATGGAGAACCTTCGCCCCCGTACCCTTCGGGAACCGCCTGAGTTCAATCCCCTCGGGGGCCCGGTGTTTGTCGAAGGAGCCACGAGGGGGGATCTGCTGGCAGTCCACGTGGAGGAAGTCGTTCCAGGGGAAGTGGGGTCGACATCGATCATCCCGGGTGTAGGGCCTTTCTCCGATTCGAAGAGATGGCCGGAGCTCGATGAGGCCTATGCCCACATGATCAGGCACATACCGGGCCCGAGTGGGACGACTCGGGACGGAAAGGCGGTCTTTGCAGACGGGGTCGTCTGGGATCTGAGACCTTTCATCGGAACGATCGGTGTTGCCCCGGACCGCGAGGTGCCGACGAGCCTCTACGGACAGGGAAGATGGGGCGGTAACTGGGATTGTAGGGACATAAAAGAGGGATCAACCCTCTATCTCAATTGTTTCCACGATGGGGGGCTCCTGTTCGTCGGAGACGTCCACGGGACCCAGGGGGACGCTGAGTTCAGCGGGGTGGCAAACGAAACCAAGGCAGAGGTCGTTCTCTCCTGTGAGATCATCAGGAAAAAACAGATCTCCTATCCAAGGATCGAAACACCTGATTCGATTATTGCCCTGTTCGCGACGAGACCCCTTGAGGACGGGGTAAAGACGGCCATTACCTACCTGATGGAGTGGATGATCGAGGAGTATGAACTCTCCCCTCGAGAGGCTTATCTAAGGATAGCCACCGATCCCGATTTCAGGGTGAATATCTATCAGATGGTTCGAGTCGGATGGATCAATTACACTGTGGGGGCTCAGTATCCCAAGAGCCATCTCTGA
- a CDS encoding sugar ABC transporter permease: MENLRKSGALFYVLPALIVMAVITFYPFVYTVFLSLCDWNLTTFRGRHFIGIDNYLSFLTDEDAWNSLRVTGIYLVSCVGVEFVLGIAIAFLFDVKFKGQDFIRNLLLFPMVMSPVVAGLIWRWIFNAELGFANYVVELLGFSALPWLTKPKLALFSVILADIWQWTPFVFLVCLAGLQSVPGELIEAASLDGASWFQIQRFVSLPVIKPVILTGLLIRTIDALRFVDKIFVLTYGGPGSATSVLGFLIYLKGFKYFQMGMTAAFSLILLGIIIFLANMLIRSFRGERE, encoded by the coding sequence ATGGAGAACTTGAGGAAAAGCGGAGCCTTGTTCTACGTCCTCCCTGCGCTGATCGTTATGGCGGTCATAACGTTCTACCCCTTCGTTTACACCGTTTTCTTGAGCCTTTGCGACTGGAACCTGACGACCTTTCGGGGAAGGCATTTCATAGGCATTGACAACTACCTGAGCTTCTTGACCGACGAGGACGCCTGGAACTCCCTCAGGGTCACCGGAATATACCTGGTTTCGTGCGTTGGAGTCGAATTCGTCTTGGGCATTGCCATTGCGTTTCTGTTCGACGTGAAATTCAAAGGGCAGGATTTCATAAGGAATCTGCTCCTCTTTCCCATGGTGATGTCTCCGGTGGTGGCCGGGCTGATCTGGCGGTGGATATTCAATGCAGAGTTGGGGTTTGCAAACTACGTCGTTGAACTCCTCGGTTTCTCGGCCCTCCCGTGGCTGACCAAGCCCAAGCTCGCGCTCTTCTCGGTCATACTGGCCGATATCTGGCAGTGGACACCCTTTGTCTTCCTGGTCTGCCTGGCGGGCCTCCAGTCTGTGCCCGGCGAGTTGATAGAGGCCGCCAGCCTGGACGGTGCTTCCTGGTTTCAGATTCAGCGGTTTGTCTCGTTGCCGGTCATCAAGCCGGTGATACTTACCGGCCTTCTCATCCGAACAATCGACGCACTGAGGTTTGTAGACAAGATCTTCGTCCTCACCTACGGCGGCCCGGGGTCGGCCACATCCGTTCTTGGATTCCTGATCTATCTGAAAGGATTCAAATACTTCCAGATGGGCATGACCGCCGCCTTCTCGCTTATTCTGCTCGGCATTATCATATTCCTCGCGAATATGCTGATTCGTTCCTTTCGGGGGGAGAGAGAATGA
- a CDS encoding carbohydrate ABC transporter permease, with protein sequence MISTDRGPVLKILLGSVKYITVGAIVTFFCFPIFWTVITSIKPLDLIPRMPPVWWFRPTLEHYISIFVDKGLTKSLWNSFSIATMSTVLSLLVGTPAAYAFSRFKLPAKEHLAFYFLTARMAPPISVILPLFLIFSSLGLLDTKFVLVIAYMTFNFSFVIWMMRGFFNEIPPELDESAMVDGCSRFGAFLKVALPLTAPGLAASAIICFIFSWNEFLFALILTNISAKTLPVAAAGFITDRMVLWGKLCAASVVIYLPVMIFGLLTRRYLIRGLTLGGIK encoded by the coding sequence ATGATCTCCACAGACAGAGGACCTGTTTTGAAGATACTGTTGGGCTCCGTAAAGTACATCACCGTGGGAGCCATCGTCACGTTTTTCTGCTTTCCCATATTCTGGACGGTCATTACATCGATAAAGCCTCTCGACCTTATTCCGAGAATGCCGCCTGTTTGGTGGTTCAGGCCGACCCTCGAGCATTACATATCGATCTTTGTGGACAAGGGACTCACAAAGAGCCTCTGGAACAGCTTCTCCATCGCCACCATGAGTACGGTCCTCTCGCTCCTGGTAGGAACGCCTGCGGCTTATGCTTTTTCCAGATTCAAGCTCCCGGCGAAGGAACATCTCGCCTTCTACTTCCTGACCGCTCGAATGGCTCCCCCCATATCGGTGATCCTTCCCCTTTTCCTGATCTTCAGTTCTCTCGGGCTTCTCGATACGAAGTTCGTTCTCGTGATCGCATACATGACCTTCAACTTCTCCTTTGTGATCTGGATGATGCGGGGATTCTTCAACGAGATTCCACCCGAGTTGGACGAATCCGCCATGGTTGACGGGTGTTCCAGGTTCGGGGCCTTCCTGAAGGTGGCTTTGCCGCTTACGGCGCCGGGATTGGCGGCTTCGGCAATCATCTGTTTTATTTTTTCGTGGAACGAGTTTCTCTTCGCCCTGATCCTGACGAACATATCGGCAAAGACCCTCCCGGTCGCGGCTGCGGGGTTCATTACGGACAGGATGGTGCTGTGGGGCAAGCTTTGTGCTGCCTCGGTGGTGATATATCTGCCCGTCATGATCTTCGGCCTGCTTACGCGCCGCTATCTGATCCGGGGTCTGACCCTGGGAGGCATCAAGTAG